DNA sequence from the Candidatus Methylomirabilota bacterium genome:
TCGGGCGGGCGTGAGGCCGCAGATGGCGCGGATCAGCGTGGTCTTGCCCACGCCGTTCCGGCCGAGCAGCGCCACGATCTCGCCCTCGCCCACACGCAGCGAGACGCCCTGGATGATGCGCGAGTCGCCGTAGGCGACCTCGAGATCGTCCAGCTCAAGCATGCGGGGTGCCGAGATAGATCTCGGCCACGCGCGGATCCTTGCGGATCTCGTCGGGCGTGCCGCCGGCCAGCACTCGCCCGTGATGTAGCACGAGCACGCGGTCGGCGAGATCGAGCGCCACGTCCATGTCGTGCTCGATGAAGAGCAGGGTGAGATCGCGGGGCAGGCGGCGGATGGTCGCCGCCACCTGCGCGGTCTCCGCGGGCGAGAGCCCGGCCGTCGGCTCGTCGAGGAGCAGCACACGCGAGCCCGCGGCGAGCGCGAGGATCAGCTCGACTTGCCGCTGCTCGCCGTAGGAGAGGAGGCGGGTGGTTACGTCGCGCCGCTCCGCAAGGCCCCATTCCGTGAGGAGGGCGAGCGCGCGGGCGCGGAGATGGGGGAACGCGGTCTGCGGGCGGAGCAGGGCGAAGCGCGCGGGGTCGGCCCCCTGCACCGCCAGCAGCACGCTGTCGAGCACGCTGAGATTCGGGAACAGCGTGGTGATCTGGAAGGTCCGCCCGAGCCCTCGCTGGGCGCGCGCGTGAGGACCCAGCCGCGTCACGTCTTCGCCGTGGAGACGGATGCGCCCGCGCGCGGGGCGAAGGAGACCGGTAATGGCGTTGAACAGGGTCGTCTTGCCCGCCCCGTTCGGCCCGAGGATGACGAGGCGCTCGCCCGGCCGCACGTCGAGTGTGACGTCGTCAAGCGCGCGCAGGCCACCGAAGTCGTGGCCGAGCCCCAGGACCTCGAGCGCGCTCATGCCGCCTGGGCCTTCCGCCGCCGCAGGAGGCCCACCAGGCCTTCGGGGACGAAGAGCGTCACCGCCACGTAGACCAGGCCCAGGACGAGCAGCCATCGCTGCGTGTAGGCGCTCACCGCGTTCTCGAGATAGACGATGACGGCGCTGCCCAGGACCGGGCCGAGCAGGGTGCCAGCCCCCCCCAGGATCACCATGATGAGCGCCGCGGCGGAGAAGACGATGGAGAGGTATGCGGGGCTCACGAAGCCGTTGTAGTAGACGAAGAGATTGCCGGCGAGACCCGCGAAGAGCCCGGCCAGCACGAACGCCACGTACTTGTAGCGCCACGTGTCGTAGCCGAGCACCTCCATGCGGCGGGCGCTCTCGCGAATGCCCACGAGCGCGCGCCCGAACGGCGAGCGCGTCACCAGCGCGAGCGCGGCCATGCTGGCCACGAAGCAGATCAGCACCAGGTAGTAGAAGCGTCGCCCGTCGGCCAGGCTCACGGGCAGGCCCTCCGCCGGCCGCGGGATGCCGGGCAGGCCATCGTCGCCGCCGGTGAGCCGGCGCCAGCCGAAGGCGATGCCCCACAGCACCTGGGCCAGGGCCAGCGTGATCATGAGCAGATACGAGCCCTCGGCACGGAGGGCGAGCAGCCCGAACAGCGCCGCCGCCACCGCCGCGGCGGCGAGGCCGCAGGCCATGTCTACCCAGAAGTTGTTCCAGACGCGCACGGCGAGGAGCCCCACGGTGTAGGCGCCCACCCCGAAGTAGGCGGCGTGCCCCAGGGAGGGCAGGCCCGCGTAGCCCAGCGAGAGGTTCAGGCCCATGGCGAAGATGGCAAAGATCAGCATCTTGGTGAGGAGATCGACCTGATAGCTCGACAGCGCGAGGGGCAGTACCGCCAGC
Encoded proteins:
- a CDS encoding ABC transporter ATP-binding protein, whose translation is MSALEVLGLGHDFGGLRALDDVTLDVRPGERLVILGPNGAGKTTLFNAITGLLRPARGRIRLHGEDVTRLGPHARAQRGLGRTFQITTLFPNLSVLDSVLLAVQGADPARFALLRPQTAFPHLRARALALLTEWGLAERRDVTTRLLSYGEQRQVELILALAAGSRVLLLDEPTAGLSPAETAQVAATIRRLPRDLTLLFIEHDMDVALDLADRVLVLHHGRVLAGGTPDEIRKDPRVAEIYLGTPHA
- a CDS encoding branched-chain amino acid ABC transporter permease, whose amino-acid sequence is MIVRAGAAVGALAVLPLALSSYQVDLLTKMLIFAIFAMGLNLSLGYAGLPSLGHAAYFGVGAYTVGLLAVRVWNNFWVDMACGLAAAAVAAALFGLLALRAEGSYLLMITLALAQVLWGIAFGWRRLTGGDDGLPGIPRPAEGLPVSLADGRRFYYLVLICFVASMAALALVTRSPFGRALVGIRESARRMEVLGYDTWRYKYVAFVLAGLFAGLAGNLFVYYNGFVSPAYLSIVFSAAALIMVILGGAGTLLGPVLGSAVIVYLENAVSAYTQRWLLVLGLVYVAVTLFVPEGLVGLLRRRKAQAA